The following are encoded in a window of Rubellicoccus peritrichatus genomic DNA:
- a CDS encoding DUF445 domain-containing protein — MTAEAILKLSWIPFVTALIGWLTNWVAIRMLFRPRQPIRVFFWQWQGLLPRRHMDIAEKIAELVEKELLSQHVIRAELERLDVKGYLDGFIHRIVREKLGQKLKSIPLIGNMINDASLGMLEKAAKDAVHEEIVPMRKRLADDLEGHLQVKELVRDRIEAFEMEQLESMVKAVAAKELRAIEWLGGVLGFIVGVVQVVILLWVV; from the coding sequence ATGACTGCCGAAGCCATATTAAAACTTTCCTGGATTCCATTTGTGACAGCCTTGATCGGTTGGCTGACCAACTGGGTGGCTATTCGTATGCTCTTTCGGCCGCGTCAACCTATCCGGGTCTTTTTTTGGCAATGGCAAGGCTTGTTGCCAAGGCGGCATATGGACATTGCCGAGAAAATTGCCGAGTTGGTTGAGAAGGAGTTACTAAGTCAGCATGTAATTCGTGCTGAGTTAGAGCGGTTGGATGTGAAGGGTTATCTTGATGGTTTTATTCATCGTATTGTAAGGGAAAAGCTCGGGCAGAAGCTGAAGAGTATACCGCTGATCGGAAACATGATTAACGATGCATCACTTGGTATGCTTGAGAAAGCCGCCAAGGACGCGGTTCACGAAGAAATCGTCCCGATGCGTAAACGCCTTGCCGATGATTTGGAAGGCCATCTACAGGTCAAAGAGTTGGTGCGCGACCGTATCGAAGCCTTCGAGATGGAGCAGTTGGAAAGTATGGTCAAGGCTGTGGCTGCAAAAGAGTTGAGGGCGATCGAATGGCTTGGCGGCGTACTGGGCTTTATTGTTGGTGTCGTTCAGGTTGTGATTCTGCTTTGGGTCGTTTGA
- a CDS encoding ATP-dependent DNA ligase, with translation MKRFVQLFTDLDDSNRTNDKIAAMRDYFSTAEASEAAWALFFLCGKRLPAPLQTKTLRIWASQLSGLPEWLVKETYDHVGDLAETVALLLPEPQAGMLDTSLDEFVDEHVVALRDWDEPIQFQMVRKVWAQLDVRSRFVYNKLITGAFRVGVSRRLVVRALSQVAGIDPAVMEHRLIGNWTPSPEAYRRLLEVDSDYCDPAQPYPFYLASPLEDAPDTLGKVEDWRAEWKWDGIRAQLICRKGVVVIWSRGEEIMNERFPEITEAASRLPEGTVLDGEILCWKAGIPLSFASLQKRIGRKNVTKQILNDAPAVFLAYDCLEFLGNDQREVNLRQRVELLEETVEGANSNVLLLGEAIKAKSWNELEATRMLSREKRVEGLMLKRYDSPYKVGRIRGDWWKWKIDPYSVDAVMIYAQAGHGRRAGLFTDYTFAVWDEDKLVPFAKAYSGLTDKEIARLDSWIKKNTLDKKGPVRIVEPELVFELHFEGIAESTRHRSGIAVRFPRIARWREDKQACEADTLMSVKKLLTAPA, from the coding sequence ATGAAGCGCTTCGTCCAGCTCTTTACGGATCTTGATGATTCGAATCGCACGAATGACAAAATCGCGGCAATGCGTGATTATTTTTCAACAGCCGAAGCGAGTGAAGCCGCCTGGGCACTGTTCTTCCTTTGCGGCAAGAGACTACCGGCACCCCTGCAAACGAAAACCCTGCGCATCTGGGCCTCTCAGCTATCAGGTTTGCCCGAATGGCTGGTAAAGGAAACCTATGACCACGTTGGCGATCTTGCAGAAACTGTGGCCCTGCTTTTACCTGAACCTCAAGCAGGCATGCTTGATACCTCACTGGATGAGTTTGTCGATGAACACGTTGTAGCACTTAGAGATTGGGATGAACCCATACAATTTCAGATGGTCCGCAAGGTCTGGGCTCAACTCGATGTGCGAAGTCGCTTTGTCTACAACAAATTAATAACCGGAGCATTTCGAGTTGGAGTCAGCCGGCGACTCGTCGTCCGTGCGCTTTCGCAAGTCGCCGGGATTGACCCTGCCGTAATGGAGCATCGACTGATAGGTAACTGGACACCATCACCGGAAGCCTATCGACGCCTGCTTGAAGTCGATAGTGACTACTGCGATCCAGCTCAACCCTACCCCTTTTACTTGGCATCACCACTTGAAGATGCACCGGATACACTCGGTAAAGTTGAAGACTGGCGTGCAGAATGGAAATGGGATGGCATCCGCGCTCAACTCATTTGCCGAAAAGGGGTTGTTGTTATCTGGTCTCGTGGCGAAGAAATCATGAATGAGCGTTTTCCTGAAATCACCGAAGCCGCATCAAGACTTCCTGAGGGAACGGTGTTGGATGGAGAAATTCTGTGTTGGAAAGCTGGCATACCACTGTCTTTTGCATCGTTACAAAAACGTATTGGAAGAAAGAATGTCACCAAACAAATTCTGAATGACGCACCTGCGGTATTTTTAGCATATGACTGCCTTGAATTTTTGGGTAACGATCAACGCGAGGTAAACTTAAGACAAAGAGTTGAATTGCTGGAGGAGACAGTTGAGGGCGCCAATTCCAATGTCTTATTACTCGGAGAGGCTATCAAAGCGAAATCCTGGAACGAGCTTGAGGCGACTCGAATGCTTTCCAGAGAAAAACGCGTGGAAGGGCTGATGCTCAAGCGGTATGATTCGCCTTACAAGGTGGGACGCATTCGTGGCGACTGGTGGAAATGGAAAATCGACCCTTACTCAGTCGATGCAGTTATGATTTATGCCCAGGCCGGACATGGGAGGCGCGCAGGACTATTCACTGACTACACCTTTGCTGTTTGGGATGAAGACAAACTTGTGCCATTCGCCAAAGCTTACAGTGGCTTGACCGACAAGGAAATCGCCCGTCTCGACAGTTGGATAAAAAAGAATACGCTCGATAAAAAAGGCCCCGTTAGGATCGTAGAGCCTGAGCTTGTTTTCGAACTCCACTTTGAAGGCATTGCTGAAAGCACGCGTCATCGTTCCGGCATTGCTGTCCGTTTCCCTCGAATCGCACGTTGGCGCGAGGACAAACAAGCCTGCGAAGCTGACACACTGATGAGCGTGAAAAAACTTTTAACGGCACCTGCTTGA
- a CDS encoding ligase-associated DNA damage response exonuclease, which yields MPKPPLIVPTKEGLYCEAGDFFIDPWRAVDRAVITHAHSDHARSGSRSYLCAKSGENILRHRIGIESDITGVPFGEVRSFGDVRVSLHPAGHILGSAQVRVEHRGEVWVVSGDYKTVADISCEAFEPVPCHTFITECTFGLPAYRWLPTETVFSEINNWWRRNQEQNRTSMLFAYSLGKAQRVLAGINSSIGPIGVHGSVAPFLPLYREQGIRLPDAEKVTVENAKSLKGKALIVAPGSAANTPWMKKLAPCSLAFASGWMAIRGNRRRQALDRGFVLSDHVDWTGLIDAVKATRAEQIGVTHGYTEPFVRYANEVLGLKAYTVPTHFEGEAQLESKDRNGKAEELNA from the coding sequence ATGCCCAAGCCTCCACTGATAGTACCAACCAAGGAAGGGCTTTACTGCGAAGCGGGAGATTTTTTTATCGACCCATGGCGAGCGGTGGATCGAGCAGTCATCACTCATGCGCACAGTGATCATGCCCGTAGTGGCAGTCGGAGTTATCTTTGTGCAAAGTCAGGTGAAAACATTCTTCGGCATCGCATTGGGATAGAATCCGACATCACTGGTGTCCCTTTTGGTGAAGTGCGTAGCTTCGGCGACGTTCGTGTCTCGCTTCACCCGGCCGGGCATATTCTCGGCTCGGCACAGGTTCGGGTTGAACATCGCGGCGAAGTCTGGGTTGTGTCGGGAGACTACAAAACGGTCGCAGATATTTCCTGCGAGGCATTTGAACCAGTCCCTTGTCACACCTTTATCACTGAATGCACCTTCGGCCTTCCTGCTTATCGTTGGCTGCCGACTGAAACCGTTTTTTCAGAGATCAATAACTGGTGGCGACGCAATCAGGAACAGAACCGCACCAGCATGCTCTTTGCTTACTCACTGGGAAAGGCGCAACGTGTGCTTGCTGGCATCAATTCCAGCATCGGCCCAATCGGGGTCCATGGATCAGTTGCCCCTTTCCTTCCACTTTATCGCGAACAGGGAATCCGTTTACCCGACGCTGAGAAAGTGACTGTCGAGAATGCAAAGTCTCTTAAAGGCAAAGCACTCATCGTCGCTCCTGGGTCAGCCGCCAACACGCCGTGGATGAAAAAACTGGCGCCATGCTCACTCGCCTTTGCATCCGGTTGGATGGCAATCCGCGGCAACCGAAGGCGACAGGCCCTTGACCGGGGATTTGTTCTTTCCGACCATGTCGACTGGACTGGGTTGATCGATGCCGTGAAAGCAACCAGAGCCGAGCAAATCGGTGTGACTCATGGATACACTGAACCATTTGTTCGCTATGCGAACGAAGTGCTTGGCTTGAAAGCCTACACTGTCCCAACTCACTTCGAAGGTGAAGCGCAGTTAGAGTCAAAAGATAGAAATGGGAAGGCAGAAGAGCTAAATGCTTAA
- the uvrB gene encoding excinuclease ABC subunit UvrB, which yields MGDQPEAIGKLIDSIKAGNQYQTLLGVTGSGKTFTMANLIQRLQRPTLIISHNKTLAAQLYSEFKGFFPNNAVEYFVSYYDYYQPEAYVPQTDTYIEKDSSINDEIERLRIAATSALISRRDVIVVASVSCIYGLGSPEDFREMMIPLREGDELGRDKFLERLIENIYERNDINLTRGKFRVRGDIVDVFPAYLESAIRVEFWGDEVEAIYELDPLTGNTGERLQFFHLYPANQYVTPRNKLEDAIGAIRTELDQRVADFEKDRRLIEAQRIRMRTDYDLELLQEIGFCSGIENYSRHLSGRKPGDRPFCLIDFFPDDFITILDESHATVPQIGAMYNGDRARKSRLVDFGFRLPSALDNRPLKPEEFAEVTGQTVFVSATPASFEFEHSSVIAHQVIRPTGLLDPIMEIRPAKGQVENLIGEIHTAVAKKERVLVTTLTKRMSEDLSSFLREENVKVEYLHSDIDAIERVEILRNLRRGEFDVLVGVNLLREGLDLPEVALVGILDADKEGFLRSETSLTQTAGRAARHEKGRVILYADNITDSIRKTLEVTNGRREKQEAYNAEHGITPKSVRRAVQASLHYGNKEADAVNVAEAAGDEDVAAVLAELETEMLEASENLEFERAAVLRDQIDALKKGETTGIKRGAAKPARRKKRYQKGKNVKWGRKK from the coding sequence ATGGGTGATCAACCCGAGGCCATCGGAAAGCTGATTGATTCCATCAAGGCGGGGAACCAATATCAGACCTTGCTTGGGGTGACGGGATCCGGGAAAACGTTTACCATGGCCAATCTGATCCAGCGCCTGCAACGGCCGACTTTGATTATCAGCCACAATAAGACGCTAGCGGCTCAACTTTACAGTGAGTTCAAAGGCTTTTTCCCTAACAATGCGGTCGAGTATTTCGTCAGTTATTACGACTACTATCAGCCGGAGGCATATGTCCCGCAGACTGACACTTATATTGAGAAGGATTCGTCAATCAATGACGAGATCGAACGTCTTCGTATTGCCGCGACCAGTGCCTTGATCTCGCGCCGCGATGTGATTGTTGTGGCCAGTGTTTCCTGCATATACGGCCTGGGCTCACCGGAGGATTTCCGGGAAATGATGATTCCGTTGCGGGAAGGCGATGAGCTTGGCCGCGATAAGTTTTTGGAACGCCTGATCGAGAACATCTATGAGCGGAACGATATCAACCTGACTCGAGGGAAATTCCGGGTAAGGGGTGACATCGTCGATGTTTTTCCGGCCTATCTGGAGAGTGCAATCCGGGTAGAATTTTGGGGAGATGAAGTTGAGGCGATTTATGAATTGGATCCACTGACTGGTAACACAGGGGAACGCTTGCAGTTTTTTCATCTGTACCCTGCTAATCAATATGTGACGCCACGCAATAAGCTGGAGGATGCAATTGGTGCCATTCGAACGGAGTTGGATCAGCGGGTTGCAGACTTTGAAAAGGATCGCCGCCTGATCGAAGCTCAGCGTATTCGCATGCGAACTGATTACGACCTGGAGCTGTTGCAGGAGATCGGTTTTTGTAGCGGTATTGAGAATTACTCAAGGCATCTAAGTGGCCGTAAGCCTGGTGATCGTCCTTTCTGTCTCATTGATTTCTTCCCCGATGACTTCATTACGATCCTTGATGAAAGTCATGCGACTGTCCCACAAATTGGTGCAATGTACAATGGCGACCGAGCGCGAAAAAGCCGACTGGTTGACTTTGGTTTCCGTTTGCCTTCGGCTTTGGATAACAGGCCGTTGAAGCCAGAGGAATTTGCAGAGGTTACCGGGCAGACAGTCTTTGTGTCGGCTACGCCGGCCAGTTTCGAGTTTGAGCACTCTTCGGTTATTGCCCATCAGGTTATTCGTCCGACTGGATTACTTGACCCAATCATGGAGATTCGACCGGCCAAAGGACAGGTGGAAAATCTGATCGGGGAAATCCATACGGCGGTGGCCAAGAAGGAGCGCGTTCTTGTCACGACATTGACCAAACGCATGAGTGAGGACCTTTCAAGTTTCCTTCGTGAAGAGAACGTGAAAGTGGAATACCTTCACAGCGATATTGATGCAATTGAGCGAGTTGAGATACTCCGTAATTTGCGCCGTGGCGAATTCGACGTGCTCGTTGGGGTCAATCTTTTGCGTGAAGGACTGGATCTACCTGAGGTTGCTTTGGTCGGTATTCTGGATGCTGACAAGGAAGGATTCCTTCGCAGTGAAACCAGTCTGACTCAGACTGCTGGTCGTGCCGCTCGTCACGAAAAGGGTCGCGTTATTCTTTATGCCGACAATATTACGGACTCCATTCGCAAGACCCTTGAAGTGACGAACGGTCGCCGCGAAAAGCAGGAAGCCTACAACGCTGAACATGGTATAACGCCCAAAAGTGTTCGTCGTGCTGTTCAGGCCAGTCTGCATTATGGCAATAAGGAAGCTGATGCAGTTAATGTTGCTGAGGCTGCGGGAGATGAGGATGTCGCCGCAGTATTAGCAGAGTTGGAAACCGAGATGCTCGAGGCCTCGGAAAATCTGGAATTCGAACGGGCGGCGGTTTTACGTGACCAGATTGATGCCCTGAAAAAAGGTGAAACGACAGGAATCAAACGTGGCGCAGCCAAGCCAGCTCGCCGAAAGAAACGTTATCAAAAAGGCAAAAATGTGAAGTGGGGGCGTAAGAAATAG
- a CDS encoding type II secretion system protein, with amino-acid sequence MTNTQSVAYKSTHIAVRSHLAFSLVELLVVIAVIGIIGSILLPVIGTTRSKANASQSISNLRQIHQAITLYSAENGGNYPVNYYASTPQEPVETDRIWYVAAGKYLYSDRYKASKEANTPWMWGAFAGYERGYKGTVLHSPNREEDYLDHVTSYGYNHVFKKANATQYGLLFNPAKTGMLADNSGKTHILTPSFQTGLINGRNGASEDHANDAKAAVVYLDGHTEMLDQDTVQLINEDSNHPFWGVQ; translated from the coding sequence ATGACAAACACACAATCAGTTGCATACAAAAGCACTCATATCGCAGTTCGAAGTCACTTGGCGTTTAGCCTTGTGGAGCTATTAGTTGTCATTGCTGTGATTGGCATTATTGGTTCCATACTCTTGCCTGTCATTGGAACGACTCGCTCAAAAGCCAATGCCAGCCAGTCAATATCGAACTTAAGGCAGATTCACCAGGCGATCACGCTCTACTCTGCCGAAAATGGAGGAAATTATCCTGTCAATTATTATGCGTCCACCCCGCAAGAGCCGGTTGAGACAGATCGAATCTGGTACGTTGCAGCAGGGAAGTATCTGTATAGTGATCGCTACAAGGCATCGAAGGAAGCGAATACACCTTGGATGTGGGGCGCCTTTGCAGGCTATGAGAGAGGCTATAAAGGGACAGTCCTTCATTCTCCAAATCGCGAGGAAGATTACCTAGACCATGTAACATCGTACGGATACAATCATGTCTTCAAAAAAGCCAATGCTACTCAATATGGATTACTTTTTAATCCCGCAAAAACCGGCATGCTGGCTGACAACAGTGGTAAGACACATATATTAACCCCGAGCTTTCAGACTGGGCTCATTAATGGGCGTAATGGCGCATCAGAGGATCATGCCAATGATGCCAAGGCTGCCGTTGTATATCTTGATGGCCATACAGAGATGCTGGATCAGGATACCGTCCAATTAATAAACGAAGACTCAAATCATCCCTTTTGGGGAGTACAGTAG
- a CDS encoding thiamine pyrophosphate-binding protein: MKPATTTLGSYLATRLEQIGIRHYFAVPGDYNLVLLDQLLENENLEFIGCCNELNLGYACDGYARANGVAAGFVTFSVGGLSAINAIAGAYAEDLPIIFVSGGPNTNAGPENRPLHHTLGEVRYRYQLEMFREVTAYAASIEHLEDAPEKIDRAIHVALRHRKPVYLEIACNLAGLDLPAAPNQQLAAPVPLDEAALDAAVENAAERLNNAVKPVLVAGVKLRPWDATKEFLELAEATGYAVAVMPNAKGLFPENHPQYIGTYWGPVSSPGCGEVVESADAYLFAGPTFTDYTTAGYTALINSNKLLEAGPERVKLPGQSYNNVPLPLFLGKLAGRMKKNDTSLTAFERFRPAPEQEEDIVADRPLLTRRVVKRVEKMLTPDMALIAETGDSWFNGIKTKLPEGTAFEIQMQYGSIGWSVGATLGYALAERGKRRVVSLIGDGSFQLTAQEVSTIIRYGLDPIIFLINNRGYTIEVEIHDGPYNLIKNWDYAGLIDVFNAEDGKGWGVRVSTEGELDAAIAKALAHTGGPSLIELTIDRDDCSKELLEWGSRVAAVNGAPPKLG, translated from the coding sequence ATGAAGCCTGCAACGACCACTCTCGGCTCCTATCTTGCCACTCGGCTGGAGCAAATCGGAATCCGTCACTACTTTGCTGTCCCTGGTGATTACAATCTGGTCCTGCTTGATCAGCTGCTTGAGAATGAAAACCTCGAGTTCATTGGCTGCTGTAATGAGTTGAACCTTGGTTATGCCTGTGATGGTTATGCGCGTGCCAATGGTGTCGCTGCTGGCTTTGTTACTTTTTCTGTTGGTGGTTTGAGTGCGATTAATGCGATTGCCGGAGCATATGCAGAAGACCTGCCGATTATCTTTGTTTCCGGTGGCCCCAATACCAATGCCGGACCAGAGAATCGCCCCTTGCATCATACGCTTGGCGAAGTGCGCTATCGATATCAACTGGAGATGTTTCGCGAGGTTACTGCCTATGCTGCCTCGATTGAACATCTAGAGGATGCGCCTGAGAAGATTGATCGCGCGATTCATGTCGCCCTTCGGCATAGAAAGCCGGTTTATCTTGAGATCGCCTGTAATCTGGCGGGACTTGATTTGCCAGCTGCTCCGAACCAGCAACTCGCCGCTCCGGTTCCACTCGATGAAGCAGCGCTGGATGCTGCTGTAGAGAATGCAGCTGAGCGGCTCAACAATGCTGTCAAGCCAGTGCTTGTGGCTGGAGTTAAGCTGCGTCCTTGGGATGCGACAAAAGAGTTCCTCGAACTGGCCGAAGCAACTGGTTATGCGGTTGCGGTTATGCCAAATGCCAAGGGGCTTTTTCCCGAGAATCATCCTCAATACATTGGGACCTATTGGGGGCCGGTCAGTAGTCCGGGTTGTGGTGAAGTTGTTGAAAGTGCTGACGCCTACCTCTTTGCCGGTCCGACTTTTACGGATTATACCACCGCTGGTTATACTGCTCTTATTAATAGCAATAAGTTGCTGGAAGCTGGCCCTGAACGGGTTAAATTGCCTGGTCAGAGCTACAACAACGTTCCGCTTCCGCTTTTCCTGGGAAAATTAGCAGGGCGGATGAAAAAGAACGACACGTCGTTGACCGCATTTGAACGTTTTCGTCCGGCACCGGAGCAAGAAGAAGACATTGTTGCTGACCGCCCATTATTGACGCGCCGTGTGGTCAAACGAGTCGAGAAGATGCTGACGCCAGACATGGCACTCATTGCCGAAACAGGAGATTCCTGGTTCAATGGTATCAAGACGAAGCTTCCCGAAGGTACGGCCTTTGAAATACAGATGCAGTACGGCTCCATTGGTTGGAGTGTTGGTGCAACTCTTGGTTATGCTTTGGCAGAGAGGGGAAAGCGACGAGTTGTGTCACTGATTGGTGACGGGTCATTTCAGCTAACTGCCCAAGAGGTTTCGACCATCATTCGTTATGGTCTCGATCCCATTATTTTTCTGATTAACAACCGCGGTTATACCATCGAAGTCGAAATTCACGATGGGCCGTACAATCTGATCAAGAACTGGGATTATGCCGGGCTGATTGACGTTTTCAACGCGGAAGACGGCAAAGGATGGGGCGTTCGTGTCTCAACCGAAGGTGAGTTGGATGCCGCCATCGCCAAGGCATTGGCCCATACCGGTGGGCCATCACTCATAGAGCTGACGATTGACCGAGATGATTGCTCAAAAGAGCTACTGGAATGGGGAAGTCGCGTCGCTGCCGTCAACGGAGCACCGCCGAAGCTGGGGTGA
- a CDS encoding iron-sulfur cluster assembly protein — translation MMDETLYLTRDCPATLIPAGHEATLEKGSPVSINQALGGSVTVTTPTGLFRIDREHLDALGEEAQSYVDQQLEAQSNDDEILKGPFSEEQVWYSLKNCFDPEIPVNIVDLGLIYSLQTEKLDSGKHHVDVQMTLTAQGCGMGPAIAADAKEKIEQLDDVEFANVNIVWDPPWNPSMISEAGKEKLGLN, via the coding sequence ATGATGGATGAAACACTTTACCTGACTCGTGACTGCCCAGCCACACTGATTCCTGCTGGACATGAGGCTACACTTGAAAAAGGCAGCCCTGTGTCAATCAATCAAGCCTTAGGCGGCTCAGTCACTGTGACCACGCCAACTGGCCTTTTCCGCATAGATCGTGAGCATCTGGACGCACTTGGCGAAGAAGCACAGTCTTATGTTGACCAGCAGTTGGAAGCTCAGAGCAACGATGACGAGATCCTGAAAGGGCCTTTTTCCGAAGAACAGGTCTGGTATTCGCTCAAAAACTGCTTTGATCCCGAAATCCCAGTCAATATCGTCGACCTCGGCCTCATTTATAGTCTTCAAACCGAAAAGCTCGACTCCGGAAAGCATCATGTGGACGTCCAAATGACGCTTACCGCTCAGGGATGTGGCATGGGGCCAGCCATAGCTGCTGATGCGAAAGAGAAGATCGAGCAACTGGACGATGTCGAATTTGCCAACGTCAACATCGTTTGGGACCCACCCTGGAATCCATCGATGATTTCAGAAGCGGGCAAAGAAAAGCTGGGACTCAATTAA
- a CDS encoding alpha/beta hydrolase family protein, translated as MALIDCKFFSSVLGLSTEMTVILPEETVGQIGQQNVSQDETKVLYLLHGRSDDNTTWTRRTSIERYAAAYGIAVVMPNAHLSFYTNMAQGGRYQDFIFEEISEKISKLFGLKPAKEHCAVAGLSMGGYGAIKWALTQPERFCFAAGLSGAYDIADFWRMQDNGNADRDLVSIYGSLEKFTGGENDIQELINRCHHRKAELPELFITCGTDDFIFGHSQFLHAALNEKSIPHTYEEHPGSHDWGYWDQHIQRALATWLG; from the coding sequence ATGGCACTTATTGACTGCAAATTCTTCTCATCCGTTCTGGGACTCAGCACAGAAATGACGGTAATCCTGCCCGAGGAAACCGTCGGACAAATCGGCCAGCAAAACGTCAGTCAGGATGAGACAAAGGTGCTCTATTTGCTTCATGGCAGATCGGACGACAATACAACCTGGACCCGCCGGACTTCGATTGAGCGTTACGCAGCGGCCTATGGGATCGCAGTAGTCATGCCAAACGCACATCTGAGCTTTTACACAAATATGGCTCAGGGCGGGCGATATCAGGATTTTATTTTTGAAGAAATTTCGGAGAAAATCTCCAAGCTCTTTGGGCTAAAGCCTGCCAAAGAACATTGTGCTGTAGCCGGCCTGAGCATGGGCGGCTATGGGGCAATCAAATGGGCTCTTACCCAACCTGAACGCTTCTGCTTTGCTGCTGGTTTATCCGGTGCTTATGATATCGCAGATTTCTGGAGAATGCAGGACAACGGAAATGCAGACCGCGATCTGGTCTCGATTTACGGATCACTCGAGAAATTCACGGGCGGCGAAAACGATATCCAGGAGTTAATCAACCGCTGCCACCATCGTAAGGCAGAACTGCCCGAACTGTTCATCACTTGCGGAACCGATGATTTCATTTTCGGGCACTCGCAGTTTCTGCATGCCGCGTTGAATGAAAAGAGCATCCCTCATACTTACGAAGAACATCCGGGCTCTCATGACTGGGGATACTGGGATCAACACATTCAGCGCGCCCTTGCAACCTGGCTTGGCTAG